The following is a genomic window from Desulfatirhabdium butyrativorans DSM 18734.
GGCTGGGTGACGATAAAGGCCGCGCCGCTCTGAATTTTCGTCCGGGCCATTTCCATCTCCCGCTCCAGGGCGGCGTCGTCTGCAACGGCAGGCAGCATGCATCCCACAATCCATTCCGGCGCGCCATCGAGATCGAAACCCGCCAGATCCTTTCCGGCCTTCAGTTGGGCCGCGCACCGCAGGATCCCGATTTCATCGAGATCGTTCACGGTTTTGGCATCGCGATGGTCGCTGTTGGCCATCGCCTCGCCATTGACCACGAGGATGCCGGAAACCCCCAGCACCTGAGCGGCAAGCAGGTCTCCCTGGATGGCCAGTCGGTTGCGGTCTCTACCGTAAGCCGTGATGAACGGATCGATGCCGGCCTGTTTCAGGGCGGCCGCTCCGCCGAGGGCGCTCAGGCGCATGACGCCATTGTCCATGTCCGGCACCACGACTGCATCCACCCGGCCCTTGATGTGTCGGGCGTCGGTCATGAAGCGGGAAATGTCCACGCCCTTGGGGGTGTTCATCTCGGCCAGCACCACAAATTTACCGGTTTTGAAAGCTTGTACGATATTCATCGTCTTTCCTTATCATGAAGAAGTCAGAAGTCAGGAGCCAGAAGTCAGGAAAACGGCTGCTGGCTCCACCTTGAAAATGGTTCCCTGTCATCCTGCAGAAGCGGGCCTTCGCCTGCTACCCAGAATGCCGCGCCAGGCTTCGGCGCTTATTCCCCGGATTCCGGATGGAACACATCGACATCCTGCAGTTCCTCACCGAGATAGGCCCGCTCTTTGGGTCCCAGTATCCCGAGCGAGAGACAGATCAGCGTCCACAAATGCACCGTATGGTATCCGCCATCGAAATGGTCGTTCAGATCGTGGATCTGGCTGTGGCAGTTGTGGCAGGGTGCGATACAATACGTCGCACCTGTCGCCTTGATCTGATCGAATTTCAATTTCCCGTAAGCATGCCGGGCTTCCGTATATCCGGACTGGAGATATCCCCCCCCTCCGCCGCAGCAGTAGTTGTTGGAACGGTTCGGCTGCATGTCGATGAAGTTCTCTTCGCCGACAACCGCCTTCACCACAAACCGCAGGTCTTCCGCAACGGGGTCACCGAAGCTCTTGCGGACAAGCTGGCACGGATCCTGAACCGTGAACTTGATCCGGCGCTCCCGGTTCCATTCGCTGCTGACCTTGAGTTTGCCTTCCCGAATCCACTGCGCATAGTATTGAATGATGCTCTTGATCTCGAAACGGGCTTCGATGCCGAATTTCTGCAGTCCGGACCGGACCGCGAACAGTTCGTGCCCTCACTCCGTATTGAGCCAGACGCGGCAGCCCAGGTCGTGAACGGCCTTGGCCTTCACTTCGACGATGTGTTTCCAGCTTTCGTCATCGGCCAGAAACATGCAGTAGTTTTCCGCAGCCCATCCCTTGGTGCCGTAAGTCCAGTCGGCGCCCACCAGGTGCAGGATCTTCCACAGCGGCACCATCTCATCGGGCTCCGTCACCGGTTCGCGGGAATTCTGGTTCAGAAAGAACATCGCCCCTTCCTTGTTGATCGGGGCTTCCATCTCGGCAAATTCGGGTTGGGACTCCCGATATTCTTCGAGTACGTCGTTCACCACGAATTCGAAATCCTCTTCGCTGGCGCCCATGGCGCTGCAGGAATCACTCTTCAAGGCCATGTCGCAGGAGCCGAGAATCCCTTTGGGACGCTGGTCCCGCGGGGTGAGCTGCCGGGCATAGAAGACGAGCTGGGGGATGTTGATCTTCATGGGGCAGACATAGATGCAGCGCTGGCACATCGAGCACATCCAGGGCCATTTCGATTCGACGATGGCCTCATCCATGCCGAGTGCGGCCATGCGGAGAAATTTTCTCGGGTCCATGCCTTCGAGCCCGGTCGCCGGGCATCCGGAAGAACAGGCCCCGCAGGTCAGACACAGGTCGAGGTTGCCACCTTCCGGAAGCAAGGCCTTCACCTTGTCGAGGAATCTGCTGCTGGATCTGGTTGGAATGCGAATGGGTTCTGCTGTCATGAATCTTTCCTTTTGTAAGGTTTTGGAAGTGTTTCTTCTTTCTGGAGCCGAAGAATCGTCATGTCCATTTCCTCGGATAGCGGTTCCACCGAAACGATCGAATAGGATGTTTTCGGGAGCACCCGCAGCAAATCCCGCTGCATTTCCGGGTCGCATCCCATGACCTGCATGATTTGTTTCGGTTTCAGGCGCTGGAAGGCAAGGGATACCTTGAGAATGGAAAAGGGTGCGATGATTCCCCGAATATCCAGCGTACAATCGGCTTTTCGTTTCAACGTCGGTTTCCTCTCCTGAAGTGCCAGGCGCCGAATTAAAGCAAATGGTATGCCAATCGGCAAAAAAAGAAAGAATTGCTGGATATTCAGAAGAATCGAATAGATAGAGACCGGTATGCTCTGCATGGTCCGAATGGCTTGCCCGAAAAGGATAAAGTTGATAAAGTGATCGCCTTTTACAGATGTCAAGTGGGTTGAACAGGGTTGATCACCGGGAGCAGCAGTCAGGAGTCGGAAGACAGACGGCAGGAGACAGAAGCGGTTGCCACGTGTTTCGAAAAGGCGCCTGCTTTGTCTGAGTGGATGGAATCAAGGCGGGGTGTGGTGGATCAGGAACTCGATCAATATTGGAAAACGGTGTTCAACACGATTCGGGATGGCATTATGATCGTCAATGTGGAAGGGACGATCGTTTCGGTGAATCAGGCGCTTCAGACCATGACCGGATACCATCGGGACGAGCTGATCGGAAAACCCTGCCACATCATCGGCTGTGATGTCTGCCGCAAGCGATCCGGATCGAGCGGCGGGTTTTCCTGCGATTTGTTCCAGTTCGGCGAAATCCGGGTGCGACGCTGCCTGCTGGCCACAAAAGCCGGCGGGATGCTGCACGCCCTGCAAAACGCCTCCCTGCTGAAGGATCGGGACGGCATGGTGATCGGCGCCGTCGGAACCTATACCGACATTTCCGAGCTGACCCAGAAGGACAACCAGCTCGAAGCGTTCCGGAAGGAGCTCCAGGCAAGCGATCAGTTCCACGGGATCATCGGCGCAACGCCGATCATGCGGCAGGTATTCGATCTCATCGAAAATGCAGCCCTCTCCGATGCGCCCGTCATCATTTACGGCGAAAGCGGTGTCGGCAAGGAACTGGCGGCGCAGGCCGTCCATGAAATCGGGGAACGCCGGAAAGGGGCTTTCGTCAAGGTCAATTGTGCAAGCCTCACCGACTCCCTGCTGGAGAGCGAGCTCTTCGGGCATGTGAAAGGGGCCTATACGGGTGCGATCCGGGACCGGGTCGGCCGTTTTGAGAAGGCTTCAGGCGGCGACATCTTCCTCGATGAAATCGGGGACCTGCCGATGACCACGCAGGTCAAGCTCTTGCGGGTTCTCGAAGAAAAAGTGATCGAGCGGGTCGGATCGAGCTCACCCGTACCGGTCGATGTCCGCATCATTTCGGCGACCAACTGGGATCTGGCCCGCCTGGTCGATCAGGGAAAATTCCGCAAGGACCTGTTTTTCCGGATCAACGTCATTCCCATCCACCTGCCGCCCCTCCGGGACAGGCTTGCCGACGTGCCGCTGCTGGCGGAAGCCTTTTTCCGCAAGATTCGCCTGAAAAGCGGCAAACCCATCCAGGGGATCGGCAACCAGACCATGGCGGCGCTCATGAACTATTCCTGGCCCGGAAACGTCCGGGAACTCAAGAGCGCCTTCGAGTATGCCTTTGTCGTTTGCCACGACGAGTTCATCCAGCCACACCACTTGCCACCCGGTGTCGTCGGATCGGCCAGCGAGCCAGCCCCTACCTTCACCGCCCGATCCTTCAACATGCGTGAGATCGAAAAACAGGAATTGATCGAAGCCCTGGAAAAGACCGGCTACAACCAGTCCAAAGCTGCGGAAATGCTCGGGGTCTCCCGCGTGACGATCTACAACCGGATGAAACGCTTCGGGGTCGTGCCCAAAAGAGGACTCGAGGTGATCGGCGGTTAATGCCATGTGCATTATTGATAAAAGGCAACAATTGCGAGCCAATTGTAGAACCCCCATTTTTTCGTCACCCCGGCGAAAGCCGGGGTCCATAACGCTTTAAAATGAATGGATTCCGGCTTTCGCCGGGATGACGCAGAAGGACTTTTGCAATTGGCTCTTGTGGCTATATTTTTCACGCTGTATGGCAAAAATACCTGCCTTCAGGCGGAGCGATGCACCGAATTCGGTTTTCCGTTCAGGCATTACCCGGCAAATGTCAGCTTCGTTCCAGCCATGTTGAGGATGAATTTGTCGGGCATCTCCTTTTCGATGTGCATCACCGCCTTTCTGCCAGTGCAGTGACAGGGGATGATGTATTTCGGATCGAATTTTTTCATCTCTTCCGTCGTTTGGCCGATGATGGGCTCGAAAAGCGGACCGCTCAGATGGAAGCCTCCCATGATGGCATACACTTGATCGATCCCTGTCGTCCGGATGGCGTGGTGCACCGTATTGACGGCTCCGGAATGGGCGCACCCCGTCAATACCACAAGCCCTTTTCCTTTTACGTGCATGACCACACCCGAATCGTCTTCGATCGGGTCCCATTCCTCAAGCCCGTTCTGTTGCCGGTAGGCAATGGGGAACCCTTTCTCGAAGTCGGTCACCCGGGGGATTTCTCCCAGAAACAGGGCGTGGCCGTTCAGAAGCGGATAGGGAGTCGTGGTCTCCACCAGATGAAAACCGGCCGCAAGGACATCCTCCCGATTGAAGACCGGAAAATCCAGTTTGAGTTCCGGGCCGAGCTTGAGGTATCTGGGCTGCGCAAAGACCATGGGATGGGCGACGAAATCGATGGCTTTCCTGTCTCCCGGAATGCGTTCACCGAAGGCTTTCAGGCCGCCGGTATGGTCCATGTGGCCATGAGAGAGGACGACCGCCTTGACCGATCCCAAATCGGCGTTCAGTGCGTCCGCATTTCGGGCCGCGCCATCCTTTGAAAAGCCGAAATCGAAGAGAAAAGAGGCTATCTCCTCGCCATCATAGACCTTCACCATCGCCGAAAACCCGTGTTCCGCGAATATGGAACCGGCCATTTTCATGTCCCTGGAGAACAGGCTCGCTCGCTGGATCACGTCGGTGTTGTCCATTGCCGTGATCTCGATGTAATTGTCCTGAAACGTCAGAATTTCCACCTTGTCGCTCGATTTGATGTCCATCGGATACGTCTCCTCGCTTATCGGCCCTTGTTTGATTACCCTATATCCCTGACATTGACCCAGATCCCCATCATGGGACATTTCGGCAACGAATGAAATTGAGCGCCTTCATGGTCATGACGACTTCTCCGTTCTGGTTCATGGCCTCGACGTCTGAACGGACAAGCCCGCGGTCGGGCTTCGAACGCGACCGTTTGGTTTCCGCAACGGTGATCCGCAGCGAAAGCGCATCCCCCGGTCGAACGGGCTTGAGCCAGCGCAGTTCATCAACCCCAGGGGAGCCAAGACTGGCCACATGTGACAGATAATGGTCCACGAACAACCGCATCATCAAACTGGCGGAATGCCATCCGCTCGCGATCAGGCCCCCGTAAACGGACTGTTTCGCAGCCTCCGGATCCGTGTGGAAGACTTGTGGATCGAAACGCCTTGCAAAACGGATGATTTCATCCTCCTCCACCCGGATTTCCCCGAATTCATGCACGGAGCCGGGCACATAGTCCTCGAAATACCGCTGATCGATTGGGTTTGAAAAATTGCCGATTGTCATGGCGTTTCCTCGCCGGTGTCTATAGTCGTTGATATTCGTTTTTTCTGAGTCCATTGCGTTTGATCCATCCTTCTTCCCACCAGCGCCTGGCCGACGCCTTTTCAGCAGGGGTCCGTTTTCATTTGGGTTTGCCCATGCATCTTCTCCACAATGTGCCGGTGCCCAGCCCGGTTATCCAATCCGGTATTTTTTCATTTTGGCATACAGGGTGCTTCTTCCGATGCCCGGCGCTCTGATCATCAATGACGATCGGCTTGCGCATGCAGTCACCCTGAAGCGAGCTGCGTGTCCATCATGCGATGATTAGATCAGAACACGCAGACTGGCAAGCTTTTTCTGACAAGAGTGTTTGAAAATCGGCAATCGGGTCAACATTCTTTCCTGACCGTTCAAGGGGTTTTTTCTTTGCATCATCGTTGCCGTACCTTGTAAGCGGATAGGCTCAGGCAGCAATGACGCTGAATGGGGGAGCAGGCTTCGACGGGCTCAACCCTGTCACATTTTGGCCCAACTTCATGGTTGATACACAAAAATCTTTAAATATCCAATCGATAAAAGTGACATTCTTCAATTTAGGCACTACGGATTTGTTTGGCTCTGCGAAGTTCGTGGGAATAGATCAGAGGATGGTTTGTTGATTTTTGCCAAGGCGGAGGGATGGACTCAGGATGTCGTAGATAAGGGAGGCAATTGCAAAACCCCCTTTTCGTCACCCCGGCGAAAGCCGGGGTGAATAACGCTTTAAAATGAATGGATTCCGGCTTTCGCCGGAATGACACAGGAACTCCTCTCAATCGACCGAAGAGCTTAAGTCGATGGCATTGACTCCCGATTCGAAAAAATCATGGAATACAGCACCACGCAAATACCGAACCGGACATTGTTGATTACGACGACGGCAACGATAGCAACAACGACTCTCGCCGCGTTGCGGAGGATGTTCCTCCACGATATACGATCACGATTGCCCTGCAACCTCCCGCTCGTCGATCGGGATATACTTCTGAACCGTGTTCCCGATATAGATTTGCCGGGGCCTGCTCAAGCGCCATTTCGGATCATCGAGGCTTTCTTTCCACTGGGCTATCCAGCCGGGGAGACGGCCAATCGCGAACATGACGGTGAACATGTTGGTCGGGATTCCCATGGCCCGCAGCACAATACCGCTGTAAAAATCCACGTTCGGATACAGGTTGTGATCGATGAAATAGGAATCCTGCAAAGCAATCTCTTCCAGCTTCAACGCAATATCGAGAAGGGGATCGGAAATCTTGAGCTTTCGGAGCACTTTGTCGCACATGCGCTTCATGATCTTGGCCCTTGGGTCATAGGTCTTGT
Proteins encoded in this region:
- a CDS encoding (Fe-S)-binding protein — encoded protein: MTAEPIRIPTRSSSRFLDKVKALLPEGGNLDLCLTCGACSSGCPATGLEGMDPRKFLRMAALGMDEAIVESKWPWMCSMCQRCIYVCPMKINIPQLVFYARQLTPRDQRPKGILGSCDMALKSDSCSAMGASEEDFEFVVNDVLEEYRESQPEFAEMEAPINKEGAMFFLNQNSREPVTEPDEMVPLWKILHLVGADWTYGTKGWAAENYCMFLADDESWKHIVEVKAKAVHDLGCRVWLNTEUGHELFAVRSGLQKFGIEARFEIKSIIQYYAQWIREGKLKVSSEWNRERRIKFTVQDPCQLVRKSFGDPVAEDLRFVVKAVVGEENFIDMQPNRSNNYCCGGGGGYLQSGYTEARHAYGKLKFDQIKATGATYCIAPCHNCHSQIHDLNDHFDGGYHTVHLWTLICLSLGILGPKERAYLGEELQDVDVFHPESGE
- a CDS encoding sulfurtransferase TusA family protein → MKRKADCTLDIRGIIAPFSILKVSLAFQRLKPKQIMQVMGCDPEMQRDLLRVLPKTSYSIVSVEPLSEEMDMTILRLQKEETLPKPYKRKDS
- a CDS encoding methylenetetrahydrofolate reductase yields the protein MNIVQAFKTGKFVVLAEMNTPKGVDISRFMTDARHIKGRVDAVVVPDMDNGVMRLSALGGAAALKQAGIDPFITAYGRDRNRLAIQGDLLAAQVLGVSGILVVNGEAMANSDHRDAKTVNDLDEIGILRCAAQLKAGKDLAGFDLDGAPEWIVGCMLPAVADDAALEREMEMARTKIQSGAAFIVTQPVFDAKRFEPVARQLKSLGVPVIATVFLIKSVAVARYIATNEPGAHLSEETITRIRKASDRELECLKIAGETLAQLKASVSGVLIQSMGWEHRLPAILDAAGV
- a CDS encoding MBL fold metallo-hydrolase; its protein translation is MDIKSSDKVEILTFQDNYIEITAMDNTDVIQRASLFSRDMKMAGSIFAEHGFSAMVKVYDGEEIASFLFDFGFSKDGAARNADALNADLGSVKAVVLSHGHMDHTGGLKAFGERIPGDRKAIDFVAHPMVFAQPRYLKLGPELKLDFPVFNREDVLAAGFHLVETTTPYPLLNGHALFLGEIPRVTDFEKGFPIAYRQQNGLEEWDPIEDDSGVVMHVKGKGLVVLTGCAHSGAVNTVHHAIRTTGIDQVYAIMGGFHLSGPLFEPIIGQTTEEMKKFDPKYIIPCHCTGRKAVMHIEKEMPDKFILNMAGTKLTFAG
- a CDS encoding MaoC family dehydratase — encoded protein: MTIGNFSNPIDQRYFEDYVPGSVHEFGEIRVEEDEIIRFARRFDPQVFHTDPEAAKQSVYGGLIASGWHSASLMMRLFVDHYLSHVASLGSPGVDELRWLKPVRPGDALSLRITVAETKRSRSKPDRGLVRSDVEAMNQNGEVVMTMKALNFIRCRNVP
- a CDS encoding sigma-54 interaction domain-containing protein translates to MSEWMESRRGVVDQELDQYWKTVFNTIRDGIMIVNVEGTIVSVNQALQTMTGYHRDELIGKPCHIIGCDVCRKRSGSSGGFSCDLFQFGEIRVRRCLLATKAGGMLHALQNASLLKDRDGMVIGAVGTYTDISELTQKDNQLEAFRKELQASDQFHGIIGATPIMRQVFDLIENAALSDAPVIIYGESGVGKELAAQAVHEIGERRKGAFVKVNCASLTDSLLESELFGHVKGAYTGAIRDRVGRFEKASGGDIFLDEIGDLPMTTQVKLLRVLEEKVIERVGSSSPVPVDVRIISATNWDLARLVDQGKFRKDLFFRINVIPIHLPPLRDRLADVPLLAEAFFRKIRLKSGKPIQGIGNQTMAALMNYSWPGNVRELKSAFEYAFVVCHDEFIQPHHLPPGVVGSASEPAPTFTARSFNMREIEKQELIEALEKTGYNQSKAAEMLGVSRVTIYNRMKRFGVVPKRGLEVIGG